A window of the Nitrosopumilus ureiphilus genome harbors these coding sequences:
- a CDS encoding IS110 family transposase, whose translation MIYVGMDLHKNYHQIALVDDSGEVLANEKIDNTTRAINKFFKEVPLDSKAVMESSSVWYNVYSMLEDKGYDVTLSNPLKTKAIASAKIKTDKIDAVTLANLLKGELIAECYVAPPQLMKYKEIVRHRKFIVYSRTNIKNKIHGILLLNGIKIPGDTFTQLYVKHLRKLKDYRIDGYLNVIDTMNIEIDAISKRIDKLVRSNEDAQLLTSIPGIGNYTALSIVGEIGDVKRFPDSHKLCSYAGLVPSTHSSGGVTHHGPITKFGSTHLRWVLTEAIRVHVRVHKDTELAHYYYRMFKRKGMSKSTVAAAAKLLRIIYWMLWDKRKYVASYSG comes from the coding sequence ATGATCTACGTCGGGATGGATTTGCACAAAAACTATCACCAAATCGCTTTAGTGGATGATAGTGGAGAAGTGCTTGCAAATGAAAAGATAGATAACACTACCAGAGCGATCAACAAGTTCTTCAAGGAAGTACCTTTGGATTCCAAGGCAGTGATGGAGTCATCCAGTGTTTGGTACAATGTCTATTCGATGTTAGAAGACAAAGGATATGATGTTACGCTATCCAATCCACTCAAAACAAAGGCAATTGCATCTGCCAAGATAAAGACAGATAAAATAGATGCAGTAACGCTTGCCAACCTCTTGAAAGGAGAGTTAATTGCAGAGTGTTATGTTGCACCTCCACAGTTGATGAAGTATAAAGAGATTGTAAGACACAGAAAATTTATCGTGTATTCAAGGACTAACATTAAAAACAAGATACATGGGATTTTACTTCTAAATGGAATAAAAATTCCTGGCGATACATTTACACAGTTATATGTAAAACATCTACGGAAATTAAAAGATTACAGAATTGATGGATATCTAAACGTAATTGACACTATGAATATTGAGATAGATGCAATTTCAAAGAGGATAGACAAATTAGTTAGGAGTAATGAGGATGCGCAGCTGTTGACTTCCATTCCGGGGATAGGAAACTATACTGCATTGTCAATTGTTGGTGAAATCGGGGATGTCAAGAGGTTCCCAGATTCACATAAACTGTGTTCTTATGCAGGATTAGTGCCATCAACTCATAGTTCAGGTGGAGTTACACATCATGGACCAATAACAAAATTTGGAAGTACTCACTTGAGATGGGTACTGACAGAGGCTATACGAGTTCATGTAAGAGTACACAAAGATACTGAACTAGCACATTACTATTACAGAATGTTCAAAAGAAAAGGAATGTCTAAATCAACAGTGGCAGCTGCTGCAAAATTATTGAGAATTATTTACTGGATGCTCTGGGACAAGAGAAAATATGTTGCATCCTATTCCGGTTAA
- a CDS encoding ArsR family transcriptional regulator codes for MPWDEISYTVASKTRKSVVLKLTVPRTPTFLANNLKINLANISRALTELEEKGIVECLTPDQRVGKIYSLTKKGNEVISTIKTMEET; via the coding sequence ATGCCATGGGATGAAATTAGCTATACTGTCGCCAGTAAAACAAGAAAATCTGTCGTATTAAAGTTGACAGTTCCACGAACGCCCACCTTTCTTGCAAATAACTTGAAAATCAATCTTGCAAATATTAGCAGGGCATTAACAGAATTAGAAGAAAAAGGAATAGTTGAATGTCTTACTCCCGATCAACGTGTTGGCAAGATTTATTCACTTACAAAGAAAGGAAATGAGGTAATATCTACAATAAAGACAATGGAGGAGACATGA
- a CDS encoding TIGR00341 family protein: MRKIEVICYEQQSQSIVFVFKKYKIPFHVELTMAENEKLLRYTGICPDSLANGLTDELNKIIDTRTKDLYVTSFAIEATLSDYLTNYTKELETKQVKVKKKKLIEEYESLIEPNVKFNKNLLFMIVIAAGVAVVGLFANNASLVIGAMLISPLLGPLSAFSFNTAVGKTDKMIKAFISGLLLLLAVIGTGALLTVIAVQFADLPLTNEILSRTEISPVFLAVAVALGFAGGIAMSTNIPGILVGVAIAAALVPPATVAGIGVALWNFDIFSNALTLTAANIIGLVLGMMIVFFIGGVTPRKFYEKEKAQKHMIITITVFIGLSILLGFLLLKPQS, encoded by the coding sequence TTGAGAAAAATTGAAGTTATTTGTTATGAGCAACAAAGTCAAAGCATTGTATTTGTTTTTAAAAAATACAAGATTCCTTTTCATGTCGAGTTAACTATGGCAGAAAACGAAAAGTTATTACGGTATACAGGAATATGTCCTGATTCATTAGCAAATGGATTAACTGATGAATTAAATAAAATCATAGACACCAGAACAAAAGATCTGTATGTCACAAGTTTTGCAATTGAAGCTACATTGTCTGATTACCTTACAAATTACACCAAAGAGCTTGAAACAAAACAAGTCAAAGTAAAAAAGAAAAAACTAATTGAAGAATATGAATCCCTGATAGAACCTAATGTAAAATTTAATAAAAATCTCCTTTTCATGATAGTAATAGCTGCTGGGGTTGCAGTAGTTGGATTATTTGCAAACAATGCATCTTTGGTTATTGGTGCAATGTTGATATCCCCTTTACTTGGACCACTTTCAGCTTTTTCGTTTAACACGGCAGTTGGAAAAACAGATAAAATGATCAAGGCTTTTATTTCTGGATTATTATTATTACTAGCTGTTATAGGCACTGGTGCTCTTTTAACAGTAATTGCAGTTCAATTTGCTGATTTGCCATTAACAAATGAAATTTTATCTAGAACCGAAATATCGCCCGTGTTCTTGGCAGTTGCAGTAGCACTTGGCTTTGCAGGTGGAATTGCAATGTCTACTAATATTCCTGGAATTTTAGTCGGTGTGGCAATAGCTGCTGCTTTAGTTCCACCAGCAACGGTTGCAGGAATTGGAGTTGCATTGTGGAATTTTGATATTTTTTCAAATGCTTTAACACTCACTGCAGCTAATATCATAGGACTGGTTCTAGGAATGATGATTGTTTTTTTCATAGGTGGTGTAACTCCAAGAAAGTTCTACGAAAAAGAAAAAGCTCAGAAACATATGATTATCACAATAACTGTTTTTATCGGATTGAGCATTCTTTTGGGATTTTTATTGCTCAAACCTCAATCCTAA
- a CDS encoding universal stress protein yields MYKTILVPHAGTAAEDEALKHAIYAANDTSKIIILHIVEEIQYPPSFALSSSERNSLLKNIDEANEEIRKDMEKKMEKYTQQCKENGITSDARVMLGDAAEKIVDVVKKEKVDLIVMSKRRKLKGMKKLLSLGSVSRKVVENVTCPVTLIDIENI; encoded by the coding sequence ATGTACAAAACCATTCTTGTACCCCATGCAGGAACAGCAGCAGAAGATGAGGCATTAAAACATGCCATTTATGCAGCAAACGATACATCCAAAATTATTATTTTACATATAGTAGAAGAAATACAATATCCGCCATCATTTGCATTATCTTCATCTGAACGAAATAGTCTCCTAAAAAACATTGATGAAGCAAATGAGGAAATTAGAAAAGACATGGAGAAAAAGATGGAAAAATATACTCAACAGTGTAAAGAAAACGGGATTACATCGGACGCCAGAGTAATGCTTGGAGATGCAGCTGAAAAGATTGTAGATGTTGTTAAAAAAGAAAAAGTAGATTTAATAGTTATGTCAAAACGAAGAAAACTAAAAGGAATGAAAAAATTGTTATCGTTAGGTAGTGTTTCAAGAAAAGTTGTTGAAAATGTAACTTGCCCTGTTACTTTGATTGATATAGAAAATATCTAA
- a CDS encoding universal stress protein, translated as MVETAYQGIMSKIFKNIAVAIITPTHTKKSFDVGLELSKKIGSDLTIIECMYKIQPKLYFFETKSDKKIAQNQMSKLKAELENWKKIAQKEGVQIKTKFALTDSIAHWVIDYVKDNKIDLLIVDYPKLSMVEMSLYDDIINTIHHESHCHLLTTKP; from the coding sequence ATGGTGGAAACTGCTTACCAAGGAATAATGTCAAAAATATTCAAAAACATAGCAGTTGCAATAATCACTCCAACTCACACAAAAAAATCATTTGATGTGGGGCTAGAACTTTCAAAAAAAATTGGTTCAGATTTAACCATCATTGAATGCATGTACAAAATTCAACCAAAACTATATTTTTTTGAAACAAAATCTGATAAAAAAATAGCTCAAAATCAGATGTCTAAATTAAAGGCAGAGTTAGAGAATTGGAAAAAAATTGCTCAAAAAGAAGGAGTGCAAATTAAAACAAAATTTGCATTAACTGATTCTATTGCACATTGGGTAATTGATTATGTCAAAGATAACAAAATTGATCTGTTAATTGTTGACTATCCCAAACTATCCATGGTAGAAATGTCACTTTATGATGACATCATAAACACCATTCATCATGAGTCGCATTGTCATCTATTAACTACAAAACCGTAA
- a CDS encoding cupredoxin domain-containing protein: MSMFFRLLFLSITIVVMFAVVPAAVYAETWKVQIPAGSSVPESPVHFTPSEISVRFGDRVEWGNADSVAHTVTSGTLESGITPIFDSGHMGPGSRFSVLFSEKDAGEIKYFCTIHPWMIGIVNVVNLAADYQVFHNVGSEFSESPVDLVYKVQRNLVEVNVDPIRNSITFSFVGKIDNDKFVVYLPEELIKNPQSVFVDDKQITNYELTKTDGITILTVVLRGTAEQVKVVGVEVIGTSDPKKHVLINQMFGVTDKKFYESGDEIVISGEIKNPVQLYELILDVIAPQGHTVYHKVIPLVDSTKFSEKVPTSGLFRDFGKYMVKITGPSAKSLFLPFDFGIAPKEFNSPLKQMRTGTEPGDVVCNEGLEIFMKNSNGQAVCLTESTATILMQRGWADYF; the protein is encoded by the coding sequence ATGTCAATGTTTTTCAGACTGCTTTTCCTTAGTATTACAATAGTTGTGATGTTTGCAGTTGTTCCTGCTGCTGTGTATGCTGAAACGTGGAAAGTGCAAATTCCTGCAGGTTCTTCTGTGCCTGAATCCCCCGTACATTTTACCCCATCTGAAATTTCAGTAAGATTTGGAGACAGAGTTGAATGGGGAAATGCAGATTCTGTAGCACATACTGTGACTTCAGGAACATTAGAGTCGGGAATTACCCCCATCTTTGATAGTGGACATATGGGTCCAGGAAGTAGATTTTCAGTTCTCTTTAGTGAAAAAGATGCAGGAGAAATTAAATATTTTTGTACAATTCATCCGTGGATGATTGGAATTGTAAATGTAGTTAATCTTGCTGCAGATTATCAAGTATTTCATAATGTGGGCTCTGAATTTTCAGAGTCTCCTGTAGATTTAGTGTACAAGGTTCAAAGAAATTTGGTAGAAGTTAATGTGGATCCCATAAGAAATAGCATCACGTTTAGTTTTGTAGGAAAAATAGATAATGACAAATTTGTAGTCTATTTACCAGAGGAACTAATCAAAAACCCTCAATCTGTATTTGTAGATGATAAACAGATCACAAATTATGAATTAACAAAGACAGATGGAATCACTATCCTCACCGTAGTGTTACGTGGAACTGCTGAGCAGGTCAAAGTTGTTGGTGTTGAAGTTATTGGAACGTCTGATCCAAAAAAACATGTTTTGATAAATCAAATGTTTGGAGTGACCGACAAAAAGTTCTATGAGAGTGGTGATGAAATAGTGATTTCAGGTGAAATAAAAAATCCTGTCCAATTATACGAATTAATTTTGGACGTAATTGCTCCACAAGGTCATACCGTTTATCATAAAGTGATACCCCTTGTGGATTCTACAAAATTTTCTGAAAAGGTGCCTACAAGTGGTTTATTTCGAGACTTTGGCAAATACATGGTGAAAATTACTGGTCCTAGTGCAAAGAGCCTGTTTTTACCATTTGACTTTGGAATTGCTCCAAAAGAATTCAACTCTCCACTAAAACAGATGAGAACCGGTACTGAACCTGGTGATGTAGTGTGCAACGAAGGATTGGAAATATTCATGAAAAATTCTAATGGACAAGCAGTCTGTTTAACCGAATCCACTGCAACTATTTTGATGCAGCGCGGTTGGGCTGACTACTTTTAG
- a CDS encoding NAD(P)/FAD-dependent oxidoreductase has protein sequence MVHNFDVVIIGGGILGTSISYFLSQLNKSKKIAVIEQAHNVAFHTSGRNTGKVHAPYLYNPEKKKFFAKAAFHGYEMWEEYSKLKNLPFKKDGVIEVALDKKGTSVLEKYLKWGKQNGLEDKDIKLMDSAELKKIEPEIKCESALYVYKDGSADYSIFTNSVMKDSESSGTKFILDTKVTKIKKENDKWTITLNDEHKIFAKFLINAAGGEAINIAHNAGVAEKFTDVHFRGEYWRAPKEYHGLTKTSVYSVPEFPDYPFLDPHWIIRVDGSCEIGPNAVPVFSPYGYNKTENIKEFIPKMLEMLGSGARKAIFDKQFQELAMNEIQSSMSKSAMIDRVKRFLPKIDADKITERGTAGIRSSVIDDDGKFVPDVILIDDDASFHILNYNSPGATGALPFASHIINHLNKTGLFESENLDAQCGPWNFSQIIEKLEE, from the coding sequence ATGGTACATAATTTTGATGTAGTAATTATTGGAGGGGGTATTCTTGGAACATCCATATCGTATTTTCTATCACAGCTTAACAAATCAAAAAAAATTGCTGTAATTGAGCAAGCACATAACGTTGCATTTCATACAAGTGGTAGAAACACAGGTAAAGTTCACGCACCATACTTGTACAATCCTGAAAAGAAGAAATTTTTTGCAAAAGCTGCATTTCATGGATATGAGATGTGGGAAGAATATTCCAAATTAAAAAATTTGCCTTTCAAAAAAGATGGAGTAATTGAAGTTGCTTTAGATAAAAAAGGCACATCAGTTCTTGAAAAATATCTAAAGTGGGGTAAACAAAACGGGTTAGAAGACAAAGATATCAAACTAATGGACAGTGCAGAGTTAAAAAAAATAGAACCCGAAATAAAATGTGAATCTGCACTTTATGTTTACAAGGACGGATCTGCAGATTATTCAATATTCACCAATTCAGTTATGAAAGACAGTGAATCAAGTGGTACAAAATTCATTTTAGATACAAAGGTAACTAAAATAAAAAAAGAAAATGACAAGTGGACAATTACATTAAATGATGAACATAAGATATTTGCAAAATTCCTAATTAATGCTGCAGGTGGAGAGGCAATAAACATTGCACATAATGCCGGCGTTGCAGAAAAATTTACAGATGTACATTTTAGAGGAGAGTATTGGAGAGCTCCAAAAGAATATCATGGCTTGACTAAAACAAGTGTATACTCTGTTCCAGAATTTCCAGACTATCCATTTTTGGATCCTCACTGGATCATCAGAGTTGATGGTAGCTGCGAGATAGGCCCTAACGCAGTTCCAGTGTTTAGTCCATATGGATACAACAAAACAGAAAACATCAAGGAGTTTATCCCAAAGATGTTAGAAATGCTAGGTTCTGGTGCAAGAAAAGCAATTTTTGACAAACAATTCCAAGAACTTGCAATGAATGAGATACAATCATCAATGTCAAAATCTGCAATGATTGACCGAGTGAAAAGGTTTCTACCAAAAATTGATGCAGACAAAATTACTGAGAGAGGCACTGCAGGAATTAGATCATCAGTAATTGATGATGATGGAAAGTTTGTTCCAGATGTGATTTTAATTGATGATGATGCATCATTTCATATTCTAAATTACAATTCACCTGGAGCCACTGGTGCATTGCCATTTGCATCACACATCATCAATCATCTAAACAAAACAGGACTATTTGAGAGCGAAAACCTAGATGCTCAGTGCGGTCCTTGGAATTTTTCTCAAATAATAGAGAAGTTAGAAGAATAA
- a CDS encoding ChuX/HutX family heme-like substrate-binding protein encodes MLFELLSDIVANDDVLLIVKNNGATSETRSNSLSIRQKEKWITIGNNDGPAHMHVNSEIIKSAEFIQEAESERTSFSVQFFDEHGERVLAAFFTKMYDDSKKLIPARKNAYDALNQKFSSKIKF; translated from the coding sequence ATGCTTTTTGAATTATTGTCTGATATAGTTGCAAATGATGATGTTTTGCTTATTGTAAAAAACAATGGCGCCACAAGTGAAACTAGGAGTAATTCTCTTAGTATCAGGCAAAAAGAAAAGTGGATTACTATTGGAAATAATGATGGGCCTGCACACATGCATGTGAATTCTGAAATAATAAAATCTGCAGAATTTATTCAAGAAGCAGAGTCTGAACGAACTAGTTTTAGTGTACAGTTCTTTGATGAACATGGGGAGCGCGTTTTGGCTGCATTTTTTACAAAAATGTATGATGACTCTAAAAAACTAATTCCTGCAAGAAAAAATGCATATGATGCTTTAAACCAAAAATTTTCCTCTAAAATCAAATTTTAA
- a CDS encoding 2-hydroxyacid dehydrogenase — MKNKVFLTRTLHDFALKELKKRYQIEVHSGKIPIPQTKLRSKIREVDGIICFPYDKINKETIDLAKNLKVISTFSVGFDHIDVNYAKKKKIRVGYTPEVLTDATADLAFTLLLDVLRRVSEGDRIIREGKWKVIYGAHDYVGVDLQGKTLGILGLGRIGRTLAKRAKAFDMNIVYHNRNRISKSKEKTLGAKFVSFEKLVAQSDIISIHVPHTKETDHLFDIKVFRKMKKSAFLINTARGRIVNEKELVVALKKNIIAGAGLDVFEEEPISTKNPLTKLQNVVLAPHIGSSTKETRAKMAEITVKNLNLGMNGKKPIYSVGY, encoded by the coding sequence ATGAAAAATAAAGTCTTTCTTACAAGAACACTACATGACTTTGCATTAAAAGAATTAAAAAAAAGATACCAGATAGAAGTTCATTCAGGAAAAATTCCAATTCCTCAAACAAAGCTTCGATCAAAAATAAGAGAGGTAGATGGCATCATCTGCTTTCCGTATGACAAAATCAATAAAGAGACTATCGATTTGGCAAAGAATCTAAAAGTGATTAGCACCTTCAGCGTAGGTTTTGATCATATTGATGTCAATTATGCCAAGAAAAAGAAAATTCGTGTTGGGTATACCCCAGAAGTACTCACTGATGCAACTGCAGATTTGGCATTCACATTATTACTTGATGTATTAAGAAGAGTTTCTGAAGGTGACAGAATTATTCGAGAAGGCAAATGGAAAGTAATCTATGGAGCACACGATTATGTAGGAGTGGATCTGCAAGGAAAGACTCTGGGCATTTTAGGTCTAGGAAGAATTGGCAGAACACTTGCAAAAAGAGCAAAAGCGTTTGATATGAATATTGTATATCACAATAGAAATCGCATCTCAAAGAGTAAAGAAAAGACATTGGGTGCAAAATTTGTCTCATTTGAAAAACTAGTTGCACAAAGTGACATCATTTCAATTCATGTTCCACACACCAAAGAGACAGATCATTTGTTTGACATCAAAGTTTTTAGAAAAATGAAAAAATCTGCATTTTTAATCAATACTGCAAGAGGAAGGATAGTAAATGAAAAAGAGCTTGTAGTAGCTCTCAAGAAAAATATCATTGCAGGTGCAGGGTTAGATGTGTTTGAGGAAGAGCCAATCAGTACAAAAAATCCATTAACAAAATTGCAAAATGTCGTACTTGCACCACACATAGGCAGTTCAACTAAAGAGACAAGGGCCAAGATGGCAGAAATTACAGTAAAAAATTTGAATCTAGGTATGAATGGAAAAAAGCCGATCTATTCGGTAGGATACTGA
- a CDS encoding 2-oxoacid:ferredoxin oxidoreductase subunit alpha, which translates to MSTADFTWLIGGPQGSGVESGANIFSKVCAEMGYQIFGKREFYSNIKGEHSYFTVRICNEKINSNVNDVTLMVSFDAETIFRHYDEVISGGGIIYDSDLEKSKTDDVHTLDGPFKERLHKELESKNKPFTIAGVLEIAKEKGVSLYPVSFKSILATLAEETENPRLKGLVRMFNVIGVALSLGLIKMPPDSLKKTIGDIFAKKPEIAKINQDTANYSYNYASAKFESFNHLLIGTEKEPDTILVQGFQGTALGKMACGCRMQPYYPITPASDESVFLESNEIVQVNGDRPGSTAVIQCEDEICAMGMTIGAALTGTRSSTCTSGPGFALMTEMLGWAGMNEVPIVITNYQRSGPSTGLPTRHGQDDLLFAIYAGHGDFPKIVYASGDIEESFYDTGNVFNYADIFQVPVIHMMDKFHASSVITCKRFDPQKITINRGKLLEKVEDGYRRFAFTDDGVSPRSRLGMDNGIFWNTGDESDEFGHIAEDPVLRVKMMDKRMSRLDLILKDIPESQQAVSFGVEAHTVISWGSAKGPILDAIDMLKKEGISIGYVQLKLMHPFPADYITSLLKDAKTIIDIEANQSGQLGKIFKQNVSRDIDYFILKYSGRAMTSTEVYDSLKKIVENKADKREVLMHGA; encoded by the coding sequence GTGAGCACAGCTGATTTTACTTGGTTAATAGGCGGTCCACAGGGTAGTGGTGTGGAGTCTGGAGCAAATATTTTCTCCAAAGTATGCGCCGAGATGGGATACCAGATATTTGGAAAGCGAGAATTTTACTCTAACATCAAAGGTGAACACAGTTACTTTACAGTAAGAATTTGTAATGAGAAAATTAATTCAAACGTCAATGACGTGACTCTGATGGTATCATTTGATGCAGAAACTATCTTCCGTCATTATGATGAAGTAATTTCTGGTGGTGGAATAATTTATGATTCTGATTTAGAAAAATCAAAAACAGATGATGTTCACACACTTGATGGACCATTCAAAGAAAGATTGCACAAAGAATTAGAATCAAAAAATAAGCCATTTACAATTGCAGGAGTTTTAGAGATTGCAAAAGAAAAAGGAGTTTCACTGTATCCTGTGTCTTTCAAATCAATTCTTGCTACACTTGCAGAAGAAACGGAAAATCCTAGACTGAAAGGACTAGTTAGAATGTTTAATGTTATTGGTGTTGCATTATCTTTGGGACTGATAAAGATGCCTCCTGATTCATTGAAAAAAACTATTGGAGATATTTTTGCAAAAAAGCCAGAGATTGCAAAAATTAATCAAGATACTGCAAACTATTCATACAATTATGCCTCTGCAAAGTTTGAATCTTTTAATCATTTACTGATTGGTACTGAAAAAGAACCTGACACAATTTTAGTTCAAGGTTTTCAAGGAACTGCACTAGGTAAGATGGCCTGTGGTTGTAGAATGCAACCTTACTATCCAATTACACCAGCTTCTGATGAATCAGTATTTCTTGAATCAAATGAAATAGTTCAAGTAAATGGTGACAGACCTGGCTCCACTGCAGTCATTCAATGCGAAGATGAAATCTGCGCAATGGGAATGACTATTGGTGCAGCATTAACTGGAACACGTTCTTCAACATGTACTTCAGGTCCAGGATTTGCATTGATGACTGAAATGCTAGGGTGGGCTGGAATGAATGAGGTGCCAATTGTAATTACAAACTATCAGAGAAGCGGTCCTTCAACTGGACTTCCAACAAGACATGGTCAAGACGATTTACTCTTTGCAATTTATGCTGGACATGGAGACTTTCCAAAGATTGTTTATGCATCAGGTGACATTGAGGAGAGCTTTTACGATACTGGTAATGTCTTTAATTATGCAGACATTTTCCAAGTTCCAGTAATTCACATGATGGATAAATTCCATGCAAGTTCTGTAATTACTTGTAAAAGATTTGATCCTCAAAAAATCACAATTAATCGCGGTAAACTATTAGAAAAAGTAGAAGATGGCTATAGAAGATTTGCATTTACAGATGATGGGGTATCTCCTCGTTCTAGATTGGGAATGGATAATGGCATATTTTGGAATACTGGTGATGAATCAGATGAATTTGGTCACATCGCTGAAGACCCAGTTTTACGTGTAAAAATGATGGACAAAAGAATGTCAAGACTTGATTTAATTCTAAAAGATATTCCTGAATCCCAACAAGCAGTATCTTTCGGGGTTGAAGCGCATACTGTCATTTCATGGGGTTCTGCCAAAGGTCCAATTCTTGATGCAATTGATATGCTCAAAAAAGAAGGAATCTCAATTGGATATGTTCAACTAAAACTAATGCATCCATTTCCAGCAGACTATATTACATCATTACTCAAAGATGCCAAGACAATTATTGACATTGAAGCTAATCAGTCAGGGCAACTAGGAAAAATATTCAAACAAAATGTCAGTCGCGATATTGATTACTTCATCTTAAAATACTCTGGCAGGGCTATGACTAGTACTGAAGTTTATGATTCACTTAAAAAAATTGTTGAAAACAAAGCTGACAAACGTGAGGTGTTGATGCATGGCGCTTAA
- a CDS encoding 2-oxoacid:ferredoxin oxidoreductase subunit beta, with product MALKLADYKTDVHNDWCPGCGDFGIVNAIQMALAEMGVQRDKTTIFSGIGCSGKTSHFINTYGVHTLHGRVLTFAQGAKIANPEMTVIAAGGDGDGLGIGAGHFVAAGRRNVDMTYIIFDNGVYGLTKGQASPTLKLGEKTKSLPSPNTNFNVNPIGLAVASGFTFVARGYSYDVKHLKDLIIQAVKHKGLSFLDVLQPCPTYNDINTRDWYAGSDLVDEAQKRHSRIYKLEEQGYDPVVHYDSIPEVNEKLSQSLIKSLEWDTKIPTGVFYKNELISPYTQRLQDKIPNYYENPPAKQNISQNGKPITDISAILDSLQV from the coding sequence ATGGCGCTTAAACTTGCAGATTATAAGACAGATGTACACAATGATTGGTGTCCTGGATGTGGGGACTTTGGAATTGTCAATGCCATACAAATGGCTTTAGCTGAGATGGGAGTACAACGAGACAAGACAACAATCTTTTCAGGAATTGGTTGTTCTGGTAAAACATCGCACTTCATCAACACTTATGGTGTTCATACATTACATGGACGTGTTTTGACATTTGCACAAGGTGCAAAGATTGCAAATCCTGAGATGACAGTAATTGCTGCTGGTGGCGATGGTGATGGTTTAGGAATTGGTGCAGGTCACTTTGTTGCAGCTGGAAGACGTAATGTAGATATGACTTACATTATTTTTGATAATGGTGTTTATGGATTAACAAAGGGACAAGCATCCCCTACACTAAAACTAGGAGAGAAGACAAAGTCATTGCCTTCTCCAAATACAAATTTCAATGTTAACCCAATAGGTCTTGCAGTTGCAAGTGGTTTTACTTTTGTCGCACGTGGATATTCATATGATGTTAAACACCTCAAAGATTTGATTATTCAAGCAGTAAAACACAAAGGCCTGTCATTTTTGGATGTGCTGCAACCCTGTCCTACTTACAATGATATCAATACAAGAGATTGGTATGCAGGATCTGATTTAGTAGATGAGGCACAAAAAAGACATTCGAGAATTTACAAACTCGAAGAACAGGGATATGATCCAGTTGTCCATTATGATTCAATACCAGAGGTAAATGAAAAACTATCTCAATCCCTCATTAAATCACTAGAGTGGGATACCAAGATACCTACTGGAGTCTTTTACAAAAATGAACTAATCTCACCTTACACCCAAAGACTACAAGACAAGATTCCGAATTATTACGAAAATCCACCTGCAAAACAAAACATCTCCCAAAATGGCAAACCAATTACTGATATTTCTGCAATATTGGATTCACTTCAAGTATAA